From a single Cotesia glomerata isolate CgM1 linkage group LG6, MPM_Cglom_v2.3, whole genome shotgun sequence genomic region:
- the LOC123267602 gene encoding uncharacterized protein LOC123267602 isoform X1: MAISLSTEDKLEYKFYPISSQQLQFRIKAPNDAHVALTAGPFEGEPMFEIFIGGWSNSKSVIRKNRSKPDVTEAETPAILDANEFRGFWIRWNNGALSVGKEGEHSPFMTCNDHEIAMINHFGVCTGWGASGDWLIEARCIGGYGSPNANVSPSAPAELVAAGSICWCDAAGGSMPPGAVEGGHDGEPLFVGRANHEGAMIPGKVKPSHGVCYVAWGGEEHGKSDYQVLCGCKPQWVATSGGNIPANAMPAGETEDGEPLFVGRVNHEGTVTIGKVQASHNVCYIAYAGAEIPFPEYEILVGQ, from the exons ATGGCTATTT CATTGAGTACAGAAGACAAATTGGAGTACAAATTCTACCCAATTTCTTCCCAGCAACTGCAATTTCGCATAAAAGCGCCTAACGATGCCCACGTCGCTTTGACGGCTGGACCTTTTGAAGGAGAGCCTATGTTtgag attttcatcGGAGGCTGGAGCAACAGCAAGTCGGTTATAAGGAAAAACCGCTCTAAGCCCGACGTTACCGAAGCTGAAACTCCTGCAATTTTGGACGCTAATGAATTCCGTGGATTTTGGATCag atgGAACAACGGAGCCCTGAGTGTTGGAAAGGAAGGTGAACATTCCCCTTTCATGACCTGTAATGACCATGAGATCGCTATGATTAATCACTTCGGTGTTTGCACCGGATGGGGAGCAAGTGGCGATTGGTTAATTGAAG CGAGGTGTATCGGCGGTTATGGGT CTCCAAACGCGAACGTGTCGCCTTCAGCACCTGCAGAATTGGTAGCAGCTGGAAGTATTTGCTGGTGCGATGCCGCAGGAGGTTCAATGCCGCCTGGCGCTGTCGAGGGTGGCCACGATGGAGAGCCGCTGTTTGTTGGTCGTGCCAATCATGAAGGCGCGATGATTCCTGGGAAAGTTAAACCCAGCCATGGGGTTTGTTATGTTGCTTGGGGAGGTGAAGAACATGGAAAATCTGATTATcag GTTTTGTGTGGATGCAAGCCTCAATGGGTAGCAACAAGCGGTGGAAACATTCCCGCAAACGCAATGCCCGCTGGCGAAACAGAAGACGGCGAGCCCTTGTTCGTCGGTCGCGTCAACCACGAAGGGACAGTCACCATCGGGAAGGTTCAGGCTTCCCACAATGTTTGCTACATCGCCTACGCCGGGGCGGAAATTCCGTTCCCTGAATACGAGATCCTCGTTGGCCAATAA
- the LOC123267602 gene encoding uncharacterized protein LOC123267602 isoform X2: protein MAISLSTEDKLEYKFYPISSQQLQFRIKAPNDAHVALTAGPFEGEPMFEIFIGGWSNSKSVIRKNRSKPDVTEAETPAILDANEFRGFWIRWNNGALSVGKEGEHSPFMTCNDHEIAMINHFGVCTGWGASGDWLIEAPNANVSPSAPAELVAAGSICWCDAAGGSMPPGAVEGGHDGEPLFVGRANHEGAMIPGKVKPSHGVCYVAWGGEEHGKSDYQVLCGCKPQWVATSGGNIPANAMPAGETEDGEPLFVGRVNHEGTVTIGKVQASHNVCYIAYAGAEIPFPEYEILVGQ from the exons ATGGCTATTT CATTGAGTACAGAAGACAAATTGGAGTACAAATTCTACCCAATTTCTTCCCAGCAACTGCAATTTCGCATAAAAGCGCCTAACGATGCCCACGTCGCTTTGACGGCTGGACCTTTTGAAGGAGAGCCTATGTTtgag attttcatcGGAGGCTGGAGCAACAGCAAGTCGGTTATAAGGAAAAACCGCTCTAAGCCCGACGTTACCGAAGCTGAAACTCCTGCAATTTTGGACGCTAATGAATTCCGTGGATTTTGGATCag atgGAACAACGGAGCCCTGAGTGTTGGAAAGGAAGGTGAACATTCCCCTTTCATGACCTGTAATGACCATGAGATCGCTATGATTAATCACTTCGGTGTTTGCACCGGATGGGGAGCAAGTGGCGATTGGTTAATTGAAG CTCCAAACGCGAACGTGTCGCCTTCAGCACCTGCAGAATTGGTAGCAGCTGGAAGTATTTGCTGGTGCGATGCCGCAGGAGGTTCAATGCCGCCTGGCGCTGTCGAGGGTGGCCACGATGGAGAGCCGCTGTTTGTTGGTCGTGCCAATCATGAAGGCGCGATGATTCCTGGGAAAGTTAAACCCAGCCATGGGGTTTGTTATGTTGCTTGGGGAGGTGAAGAACATGGAAAATCTGATTATcag GTTTTGTGTGGATGCAAGCCTCAATGGGTAGCAACAAGCGGTGGAAACATTCCCGCAAACGCAATGCCCGCTGGCGAAACAGAAGACGGCGAGCCCTTGTTCGTCGGTCGCGTCAACCACGAAGGGACAGTCACCATCGGGAAGGTTCAGGCTTCCCACAATGTTTGCTACATCGCCTACGCCGGGGCGGAAATTCCGTTCCCTGAATACGAGATCCTCGTTGGCCAATAA